A genomic segment from Methanoplanus limicola DSM 2279 encodes:
- a CDS encoding DUF2283 domain-containing protein: MNNNPVQQKADSIDYDYENDSLFLYTKGMGYKQSLNLDNIIVDFDDKYQIKGVEILGASEKFGVSKFELRKPEEIKIYLEISENVVELSVNLTLERRNRHVPKVISVTGLNESNIPSGKMALSC, encoded by the coding sequence ATGAATAATAATCCAGTTCAGCAGAAGGCAGATTCAATTGATTATGATTATGAGAATGACAGTTTGTTTTTGTATACAAAAGGAATGGGGTATAAACAGTCATTAAATCTGGATAATATAATTGTTGATTTTGATGATAAATATCAGATAAAAGGTGTTGAAATACTTGGGGCCTCTGAAAAATTTGGTGTTTCTAAATTTGAATTAAGGAAACCCGAAGAGATTAAGATTTATCTCGAAATATCTGAAAATGTGGTTGAACTCAGCGTCAATCTTACTCTTGAAAGAAGAAACCGGCATGTCCCTAAAGTAATCTCTGTAACAGGACTTAATGAGTCTAATATCCCATCCGGAAAAATGGCACTGTCATGCTGA